The Flavobacterium sp. K5-23 genome segment ATTTTTTATAATATTTTTAGTGCTTTCTTAATTATTGATTCAACCGAAGCTTCGGGGTCCTCTTTTACAATTTTATCAATTACTTTTTCCGAAGTTTTTCGAACAAAACCTAAAACCTCCATAGCAGATAACGCTTCATCTTTATTTGTATTGTTTAAAGTTATTGAAACTTCATCCAAATCGTACAATTTCAATACTTTTTCTTTCAAATCAAGAATTACTCTTTGAGCCGTTTTACTACCTATTCCTTTTATAGATTGAATAGTTACCACGTCAGCTGAAGCTATTGCATTTGTAATTTGTTTCGGGTCTAATGAGGACAACATCGTCCTGGCAATATTTGCTCCAATACCAGAAACGGATAACAACAATTTAAAAATTTCTCTTTCTGATTTTTCAACAAAACCATATAAAGTATGCGAATCTTCTTTTACTTGAAGATGGGTAAACAATTTTATAAAATCTGCATTAGGGAGCAAGGAAAAAGTATGCAGTGAAATATTCACGTGATAACCAACTCCGCCACAATCAATTACTACTTGCGTAGGTGTTTTCTCAACTAATTTCCCTTGTATATGTGTAATCATTTATCAAATTTATAAACCAAATGTATCCCTTTTTCTTTACTCCGTAATCTATCTAAAAAATAAAACAATTACTTAATAGAAGTGTTTTTTTTCTTTTGCTTTTCTTGGGCGTCAATAACTGTAATTGCTGCCATATTTACCATTTCCTCAACACTTGCACCTAACTGAAAAATGTGGACTGGTTTTCCCATCCCTAACATAATTGGCCCAATAGAGTCCACTTTATTTAACTCTTTTAATAATTTATAGGTAATATTTGCTGATTCTAAGTTTGGAAAAATTAAAGTGTTTACTTTTTTACCCGCCAATTTAGAAAACGGAAATTTCTCTTTTAACATTTCTGGATTCAATGCAAAATCAGCCTGAACTTCACCATCTATAATCATATCCGGAAAATTCTTATGCAAATAAGTCACTGCCTCCCTAACTTTTGCAGCACCAGGGTTAGTAGACGAACCAAAATTTGAATACGAAACCATTGCAATCACTGGTTCTACCCCAAACATTCTGGCAGTTTTAGCAGTCATAATAGCGATTTTAGCTAAATCGTCAGCGGTAGGATTAATATTTATGGCGGTGTCTGATAAAAACATAGGGCCACGGGCAGTCATCATCATATTTGTAGTTGCTACAATAGAAGCCCCGGGTGCTTTATCGATAAGTTGCAACATTGGTTTCAATATTGAAGAGTAACTTCTAGAATGTCCAGAAACTAATCCGTCAGCATCACCTTCATTAACCATCATTGCTGCAAAAAAGTTACGTTCACGCATTAATTTTTGAGCATCTAAAAAAGAAACACCTCTTCTTTTTCTAGATTCCCAATATTTATTAGCGAACCTATTTCTTCTGTCATTTTCTTCATTAATTTTTGGATCAATAATCTCAACATCAGCTTCAAAACCAAGTTCTTCTTTCAACTCTAAGATTATCTCTTTGTTACCCAATAAAACAGGTATTCCTATACCTTCTTCAAGTACAATTTGAGCTGCTTTAAGAACATCTAAATGATCGGCTTCAGCAAAAACAATTCTTTTAGGATCCATTTTAGCCCTATTGGTAATCAATCGAACCATTTTATTATCATGGCCTAAACGATCTAAAAGCTCTTCTTCATATTTAGCCCAATCCGTAATAGGATTTAAAGCTACACCTGATTCCATTGCCGCTTTCGCAACAGCAGGTGCCACTATCGTTATTAATCTTGGGTCAAAAGGTTTTGGTATAATATAATCCCTACCAAAATTTAACTTAGTTTCTCCATAAGCAATATTTACTTGCTCAGGAACAGACTCTTTTGCTAATAAAGCTAATGCTCTAACAGCAGCCATTTTCATAGCTTCATTAATTTTTGTAGCACGCACATCTAAAGCTCCTCTAAAAATATAAGGGAAACCTAATACATTATTAACTTGATTAGGATGATCAGATCTTCCCGTAGCCATAATAATGTCTTTCCGAGTTGCAATTGCTAAATTATATTCAATTTCTGGGTCTGGGTTTGCCATTGCAAAAACAATGGGGTCATTAGCCATCCCAAGTAACATTTCAGGAGTAAGTACATTTCCTGCAGAAAGACCTAAAAACACATCAGCTCCTTTAAGAGCATCACCTAAAAGAATTCCTTTTGCACCATTTGCGTATTTTTGTTGTAATGGAGATAGATCGGTTCTGTCTTTTGATAGAACACCGTCTTTATCAAACATGATAATACTTTCCCTGTTTACTCCTAATAACACGTATAAATTTGCGCATGCCAAAGCTGCAGATCCTGCTCCGGACACAACTACATTTACTTTTTCAATTTCTTTATCAGCTAATTCAAGAGCATTTAAAAGTGCTGCAGAAGATATAATTGCTGTACCATGCTGATCATCATGCATTACAGGTATATTCAATTCTTCCACCAAACGCCTTTCAATTTCAAATGATTCCGGCGCTTTGATATCCTCTAAATTAATTCCTCCAAATGTTGGGGCAATTGCTTTTACTGTTTCTATGAACTTATCTATATCCTTAGCATCCACTTCAATGTCGAAAACATCAATATCAGCAAAGATTTTAAACAATAGTGCTTTCCCTTCCATAACGGGCTTAGAAGCTTCAGGTCCAATGTCCCCTAACCCTAAAACGGCTGTACCGTTTGTAATTACTGCAACTAAATTCCCTTTGGCTGTATATTTATAAACATTATTAACATCTTTTGCAATTTCTAGACAAGGCTCGGCAACACCCGGTGAATACGCTAAAGATAAATCTCTTTGTGTGGCATATTTCTTTGTTGGAACTACTTGTATTTTCCCTGGAGTGGGCTTAGCATGATATAATAAAGCTTCTCTTCTTTTGCTGTTTTTGTTCATTTTATTCTATTTTAACTAGTATACAAAGATATAAGAGTTGACTTAAAAAGTAAGCTTTTATACTATTCTTTTATAAGATTCAAAAATTCATTTTAACACAAAAAAAATAGCTGTATTAACTTACAGCTATTTACAAATATAATTTGAGTATTACTTTATGCTTTTATGCCATGGATATATGAATCTAAATATTCAATAGTGTTTTTCTGAATTTCCATTATCGCTTTCACTACATCACCAATAGATATGATACCAACAACTAAATCATCAACTAATACAGGTAAATGTCGGACTCTTTTAGTGGTTATTAATTCCATACAATAATCCAAATCGTCTGTTGGTTTCACTGTTTCCACATCCGTTTCCATAATTTCATATACATAAGTATCTTTAGAGGCCTTGTTTTTTAGAACAATTTTACGAGCATAATCCCTTTCAGACAAAACGCCCTTTAGAATATTATCCTCAATTACTAAAACCGCCCCAATATTTTTTTCCCCCATAACTTTTAGTGCGTCATACACCGTGATAGTAGAAACTATTGAATGAATTTTATTCCCTTTTATGCTTAATAATTGATTTACAGTCATAATAAATGGATTTAGTTAACTATAAATTTAAAAAAAACTTCTAACAAACGGAAAATAAATACGCTTTTATTTTATGAGCATTCAAAATAATACTAATTTAAAACCGAAAAAGAGATGTTGTACGTTCAAAAAATATAATCTATTATTTCAAGAAATCAATATTCCGTTGTAGTCCTTTAAACTTTGTTCTTTTAATTGGTGAGTCTTTAAAAACAACTCTAAAGGTTTCTTCGGTAATTTCCTCCCAATCTCTTTTGGACATTGATAAAATTTCAGGATTTGGATTAAACAAGGGTTCGTTATGCGCCTTAGAAAATTTATTCCAAGGACAAACATCTTGACATATGTCACATCCAAAAGCCCAATCATCAAATTGTCCTTTCATTTCCAATGGAAGATTCTCCTTTAATTCAATGGTAAAATAAGAGATACATTTACTGCCGTCAACAACATATGGTGATACAATTGCTTCAGTAGGACAAGCATCAATACAGGCGGTACAACTTCCACAATGATCTGTAGTTGCATTATCATAATCTAAGTCCAAATCTATAATTAATTCAGCAATGAAATAGAAAGAACCCACTTTCTGGGTTAACAAATTACTGTTTTTACCTATCCAACCCAATCCGCTTTTTGCCGCCCAAGCCTTATCTAAAACAGGAGCTGAATCCACAAAAGCACGACCACTTACTGACCCTATATTTTCCTGAATCGAATTCAGTAATTCATTAAGTTTTTCCTTAATTACAAAATGGTAGTCTTGACCGTATGCATATTTTGAAATCTTATACGAATCTTGATTTTGAATTTCTGACGGGTAATAATTCAACAAAAGTGAAATTACACTTTTAGCATCATCAACTAATAAAGTGGGATCTAAACGTTTGTCAAAATTATTCTCCATATAGGACATTTGGCCGTTTCTATTCTTTTTAAGCCAATCCTCAAGCCGAGGCGCTTCCTGCTCCAGAAAACCAGCTTTAGATACACCACAAGATAAAAATCCGAGGCGTTTGGCTTCGGATTTAATAAACTGCGTGTATTTGGATTTAGAATTTATAAAATAATATTTAATAGTTAAATTGTGTTTTTAGCCCTGATGGAAGCGATATCCTTTTCTTCACTTCTTTAGGCAAGGAAAGATAAAGCGGACAGAAGGATATAGCTCCTTAATTTTAAAACAATCCTCCTTGAATATTTATATTTACTTTTCCTAAGTGCTTATAAGCTTTATCAGTAACTTCTCTTCCTCTAGGCGTTCTCATAATAAATCCTTCTTGAATTAAGAAAGGCTCATATACTTCTTCAATTGTTTCGCTGCTTTCGGATACAGCTGTAGCCAAAGTGGACAAACCAACGGGACCTCCTTTGAATTTTTCAATGATAGTGATCAGAATTTTATTGTCCATTTCATCCAAACCGTGTGCATCGACATTAAGAGCTCTTAAAGCATAGCGTGCAATTTCAATGTCAATCGTACCGTTTCCTTTTATTTGAGCAAAATCACGTACACGACGCAACAATGCATTAGCTATACGAGGTGTCCCTCTACTTCTACCTGCAATTTCGATAGCAGCTTCAAGCGATATAGGCATTTTTAAAATGGATGCACTTCTTTCTACAATTGTAGTTAAAAGCTCGGTTGTATAATATTGTAATCTCGAAGAAATCCCGAAACGAGCCCTCATTGGAGCCGTTAATAATCCTGAACGAGTAGTTGCACCAATTAAGGTAAATGGATTTAGATTGATTTGCACTGTTCTGGCATTAGGACCAGATTCAATCATAATATCAATTTTAAAATCCTCCATAGCAGAATATAAATATTCCTCTACTATGGGACTAAGCCTATGTATTTCGTCAATAAACAGGACATCTCTTTCTTCTAGATTAGTCAATAGACCCGCTAAATCACCCGGCTTGTCCAATACAGGCCCA includes the following:
- the ruvB gene encoding Holliday junction branch migration DNA helicase RuvB — encoded protein: MNENLDPTTNGYNSDEFDLEKKLRPLSFDDFAGQDQILENLKVFVEAANQREEALDHTLFHGPPGLGKTTLANILANELGVGIKITSGPVLDKPGDLAGLLTNLEERDVLFIDEIHRLSPIVEEYLYSAMEDFKIDIMIESGPNARTVQINLNPFTLIGATTRSGLLTAPMRARFGISSRLQYYTTELLTTIVERSASILKMPISLEAAIEIAGRSRGTPRIANALLRRVRDFAQIKGNGTIDIEIARYALRALNVDAHGLDEMDNKILITIIEKFKGGPVGLSTLATAVSESSETIEEVYEPFLIQEGFIMRTPRGREVTDKAYKHLGKVNINIQGGLF
- the ruvA gene encoding Holliday junction branch migration protein RuvA; this encodes MITHIQGKLVEKTPTQVVIDCGGVGYHVNISLHTFSLLPNADFIKLFTHLQVKEDSHTLYGFVEKSEREIFKLLLSVSGIGANIARTMLSSLDPKQITNAIASADVVTIQSIKGIGSKTAQRVILDLKEKVLKLYDLDEVSITLNNTNKDEALSAMEVLGFVRKTSEKVIDKIVKEDPEASVESIIKKALKIL
- the queG gene encoding tRNA epoxyqueuosine(34) reductase QueG; the encoded protein is MNSKSKYTQFIKSEAKRLGFLSCGVSKAGFLEQEAPRLEDWLKKNRNGQMSYMENNFDKRLDPTLLVDDAKSVISLLLNYYPSEIQNQDSYKISKYAYGQDYHFVIKEKLNELLNSIQENIGSVSGRAFVDSAPVLDKAWAAKSGLGWIGKNSNLLTQKVGSFYFIAELIIDLDLDYDNATTDHCGSCTACIDACPTEAIVSPYVVDGSKCISYFTIELKENLPLEMKGQFDDWAFGCDICQDVCPWNKFSKAHNEPLFNPNPEILSMSKRDWEEITEETFRVVFKDSPIKRTKFKGLQRNIDFLK
- a CDS encoding CBS domain-containing protein translates to MTVNQLLSIKGNKIHSIVSTITVYDALKVMGEKNIGAVLVIEDNILKGVLSERDYARKIVLKNKASKDTYVYEIMETDVETVKPTDDLDYCMELITTKRVRHLPVLVDDLVVGIISIGDVVKAIMEIQKNTIEYLDSYIHGIKA
- a CDS encoding NADP-dependent malic enzyme, with the protein product MNKNSKRREALLYHAKPTPGKIQVVPTKKYATQRDLSLAYSPGVAEPCLEIAKDVNNVYKYTAKGNLVAVITNGTAVLGLGDIGPEASKPVMEGKALLFKIFADIDVFDIEVDAKDIDKFIETVKAIAPTFGGINLEDIKAPESFEIERRLVEELNIPVMHDDQHGTAIISSAALLNALELADKEIEKVNVVVSGAGSAALACANLYVLLGVNRESIIMFDKDGVLSKDRTDLSPLQQKYANGAKGILLGDALKGADVFLGLSAGNVLTPEMLLGMANDPIVFAMANPDPEIEYNLAIATRKDIIMATGRSDHPNQVNNVLGFPYIFRGALDVRATKINEAMKMAAVRALALLAKESVPEQVNIAYGETKLNFGRDYIIPKPFDPRLITIVAPAVAKAAMESGVALNPITDWAKYEEELLDRLGHDNKMVRLITNRAKMDPKRIVFAEADHLDVLKAAQIVLEEGIGIPVLLGNKEIILELKEELGFEADVEIIDPKINEENDRRNRFANKYWESRKRRGVSFLDAQKLMRERNFFAAMMVNEGDADGLVSGHSRSYSSILKPMLQLIDKAPGASIVATTNMMMTARGPMFLSDTAININPTADDLAKIAIMTAKTARMFGVEPVIAMVSYSNFGSSTNPGAAKVREAVTYLHKNFPDMIIDGEVQADFALNPEMLKEKFPFSKLAGKKVNTLIFPNLESANITYKLLKELNKVDSIGPIMLGMGKPVHIFQLGASVEEMVNMAAITVIDAQEKQKKKNTSIK